The proteins below are encoded in one region of Castor canadensis chromosome 6, mCasCan1.hap1v2, whole genome shotgun sequence:
- the LOC141424123 gene encoding interferon-inducible GTPase 1-like, which yields MGQLFSDTPNDKQNQDLASSFNGYFKNFKMDSKIISQDTIDMIELHLRKGNIQGANSVINAALKEIDATILNIAVTGESGAGKSSFINALRGVGHEEKDAAPIGAVETTMHRVPYKHRNIPNVIIWDLPGIGTMHFQPKDYLEKVKFSEYDFFIIISSTRFTKNDVDLAKAIRNMKKNFYFVRSKVDFDLWNEKHCKPSTYDREKVLQQIRNHCVNSFKKNKLDEPQIFLISNNNSSEYDFPILMDTLIKDLPAQKRHIFMLSLLNVTEAAIDRKRESLRQFIWLEALKAGTLATFPTVGIFKDNDLEKLEANLNHYRTVFGVDDVSLKVFAKDLQVPVKQLKKIIKSPTLLKTKNEETIGGKLLRYLEIFASANGGLLATGLYFRKNFYLQLHFLDTVTNDAKVLLKEACSRNQFKTNLSTAADNDTTS from the coding sequence ATGGATATTTTAAGAACTTCAAGATGGACAGCAAAATCATTTCACAAGACACCATCGATATGATTGAATTACATCTGAGGAAAGGAAACATCCAGGGAGCAAACTCTGTAATCAATGCTGCATTAAAAGAAATTGATGCCACCATACTCAACATTGCTGTGACAGGGGAGTCTGGCGCAGGGAAGTCCAGTTTCATCAATGCCCTGAGAGGGGTTGGTCATGAAGAGAAAGATGCGGCTCCCATTGGGGCAGTGGAAACAACTATGCACAGAGTGCCATACAAACACCGAAACATTCCCAATGTGATCATATGGGACCTGCCTGGCATTGGAACCATGCATTTCCAGCCAAAAGATTATCTGGAGAAAGTAAAGTTCAGTGAGTATGActtcttcattattatttcttctacACGCTTCACAAAAAATGATGTAGATCTTGCCAAAGCAATCAGAAATATGAAGAAGAATTTCTACTTTGTGAGAAGCAAGGTGGACTTTGATTTATGGAATGAAAAGCACTGCAAACCATCTACCTATGATAGAGAAAAGGTCCTGCAGCAGATCCGAAACCACTGTGTGAATTCTTTTAAGAAGAATAAACTTGATGAGCCAcaaatcttcttgatctctaaCAATAATTCATCTGAGTATGATTTCCCAATCCTAATGGACACCCTAATAAAGGATCTTCCTGCTCAAAAGCGCCACATTTTTATGCTTTCCTTGCTTAATGTTACTGAGGCAGCCATTGACAGGAAGAGGGAGTCTCTGAGGCAGTTTATCTGGCTAGAAGCCTTGAAGGCTGGGACACTGGCCACCTTCCCTACAGTAGGCATCTTCAAGGACAATGATTTGGAGAAGCTGGAGGCAAACTTAAACCACTATCGAACCGTCTTTGGAGTGGATGATGTATCCCTGAAAGTTTTTGCAAAGGATTTGCAAGTGCCTGTGAAACAACTCAAGAAAATTATTAAATCCCCAACTTTGTTGAAAACTAAGAATGAAGAAACCATAGGGGGAAAGCTGTTGAGATATTTGGAGATATTCGCTTCAGCTAATGGTGGCCTCCTTGCTACAGGGCTTTACTTTAGGAAAAACTTTTACTTGCAACTTCATTTCCTTGACACGGTGACCAATGATGCTAAAGTTCTCCTTAAAGAGGCATGTTCAAGAAATCAATTCAAAACCAACCTGTCTACAGCTGCTGACAATGACACCACCTCATGA